A genomic window from Pseudonocardia broussonetiae includes:
- a CDS encoding CPBP family intramembrane glutamic endopeptidase — MTTRERIVDGSLVDQHTIARSLALHLLPGIATATLFFALAPVVIGAGYPAIAAGVLAAAVAVVAAELGWLLREAHRRTGRWSLTSVLPYRPGPFTWRKALLVLGLLAWGLLGAPMLVGDLKPLLIETVFARVPGWAINPLPADIADTATGTAMVLTAVGYALILVVLGPLVEELYFRGYLLPRLARFAGWAPLLNVSLFAVYHLWKPWDVVTVATVLLPTVYAVWWTRDIRIGIAVHVGLNGLGFLLNVAPTLLAG, encoded by the coding sequence ATGACCACCCGCGAACGCATCGTCGACGGTTCGCTCGTCGACCAGCACACGATCGCCCGATCGCTGGCACTGCACCTGCTGCCGGGGATCGCCACGGCGACGCTGTTCTTCGCCCTCGCCCCCGTCGTCATAGGGGCGGGCTACCCCGCGATCGCCGCGGGCGTCCTGGCCGCGGCGGTGGCGGTCGTCGCCGCCGAGCTGGGGTGGCTGCTGCGCGAGGCCCACCGCAGGACCGGCCGCTGGTCGCTCACCTCGGTGCTGCCCTACCGGCCCGGCCCCTTCACCTGGCGCAAGGCCCTCCTGGTCCTCGGCCTGCTCGCGTGGGGCCTGCTCGGCGCGCCGATGCTCGTCGGCGACCTGAAACCACTGCTCATCGAGACGGTGTTCGCCCGGGTGCCGGGCTGGGCGATCAACCCCCTCCCGGCCGACATCGCCGACACCGCGACCGGGACCGCCATGGTACTCACGGCGGTCGGCTACGCACTGATCCTGGTCGTGCTCGGACCACTGGTCGAGGAGCTCTACTTCCGCGGCTACCTGCTTCCCCGCCTGGCCCGGTTCGCCGGGTGGGCCCCGCTGCTCAACGTGAGCCTCTTCGCGGTCTACCACCTGTGGAAGCCCTGGGACGTCGTCACCGTCGCCACCGTGCTCCTGCCGACGGTCTACGCCGTCTGGTGGACCCGCGACATCCGGATCGGCATCGCCGTGCACGTCGGGCTCAACGGGCTCGGGTTCCTGCTCAACGTCGCACCCACCCTCCTCGCGGGCTGA
- a CDS encoding HAMP domain-containing sensor histidine kinase, whose product MRTPSLRRRVALASTAVLVTVLLAIDAFLYVTLDAHLEVALDEVLDTRLGVAERLAAQLPPQQLPGALTELGIPASVRSPSGELYEAAPVTPRVGQYVPPTALTLPRVERNVVLPDGESLTVYASRAGVDATLRQLLLLELLGTLAAIVVAFVLLRWVSRMALAPLGLVVDTAERTATGSSGLRLRPDRPHTELGRVAAAYDRMLDSLEAAVRRAEESDERSRRFLADAAHQLRTPVTRMRTTVESMFRADDAEDRDRLLTTLVRETGRTRKLLAALLRVARLDRGGPPTRTPTDVEAICRKEVERAEPFAPHLRFTLRGDVDLPLVEIDEEGVREALSNLLDNARRHAREEIVVEVRAEAGAVRISVGDDGPGVPLADRDRIFERFASLDDKGGSGLGLPIARGVARAHGGDLVHTGRAFELALPIPAAARS is encoded by the coding sequence ATGCGCACACCGTCGCTCCGCAGGCGGGTGGCGCTCGCCAGCACCGCGGTCCTCGTGACCGTGCTCCTCGCCATCGACGCCTTCCTCTACGTGACCCTGGACGCCCACCTCGAGGTGGCTCTGGACGAGGTGCTCGACACCCGACTGGGGGTCGCGGAGCGGCTCGCCGCTCAGTTGCCGCCGCAGCAGCTCCCCGGGGCGCTGACCGAGCTCGGCATCCCGGCCTCGGTCCGGAGCCCGTCCGGGGAGCTGTACGAGGCGGCGCCCGTGACGCCCCGCGTCGGGCAGTACGTGCCCCCGACCGCGCTGACCCTGCCCCGAGTCGAGCGCAACGTCGTACTGCCGGACGGGGAGAGCCTGACCGTCTACGCCTCGCGGGCGGGCGTGGACGCGACGCTGCGGCAGCTGCTCCTCCTCGAGCTGTTGGGCACCCTCGCCGCGATCGTGGTCGCGTTCGTGCTGCTGCGCTGGGTCAGCAGGATGGCGCTCGCCCCGCTCGGGCTCGTGGTGGACACGGCCGAGCGCACCGCCACCGGGTCGTCCGGGCTGCGCCTGCGCCCGGACCGGCCGCACACGGAACTCGGCCGGGTCGCGGCGGCCTACGACCGGATGCTCGATTCGCTGGAGGCCGCCGTCCGGCGGGCCGAAGAGTCCGACGAGCGGTCGCGGCGGTTCCTCGCCGACGCCGCGCACCAGCTGCGCACCCCCGTGACCCGCATGCGCACGACCGTCGAGTCGATGTTCCGCGCCGACGACGCCGAGGACCGCGACCGGCTCCTCACCACGCTCGTGCGCGAGACCGGGCGCACCCGCAAGCTGCTCGCGGCGCTGCTGCGGGTCGCGCGGCTCGACCGCGGTGGTCCGCCGACCCGCACGCCCACCGACGTCGAGGCGATCTGCCGCAAAGAGGTGGAGCGCGCCGAACCGTTCGCCCCGCACCTGCGGTTCACGCTCCGGGGAGATGTCGACCTACCGCTCGTCGAGATCGACGAGGAGGGGGTGCGGGAGGCGCTGTCGAACCTGCTCGACAACGCGCGCCGGCACGCCAGGGAGGAGATCGTGGTGGAGGTGCGGGCCGAGGCGGGCGCGGTGCGGATCTCCGTCGGCGACGACGGACCCGGGGTGCCCCTGGCGGACCGGGACCGCATCTTCGAGCGGTTCGCGAGCCTCGACGACAAGGGCGGTTCGGGTCTCGGACTACCCATCGCACGCGGGGTCGCTCGCGCCCACGGCGGCGACCTCGTCCACACGGGCCGCGCCTTCGAGCTCGCGCTGCCGATCCCCGCCGCTGCCCGGTCGTGA
- a CDS encoding response regulator transcription factor produces MKQDVTPRLLVVEDDSAVRDALTGALVAEGYTVRACADGLFPDSLVAEFAPDLAVLDVRLGHGPSGLAVARRLRADRDLPIIFLTAADAVEDRLAGFDAGAEDYVTKPFAMAELLARVRALLRRSGRLDSGSWTVADLTVDEAARRAHRGDADLILTKVEFDLLSALGRSAGRVLSKGQLLADVWGFEDYDPNVVEVAMSGLRRKLEANGPRLVHTVRGVGYVLRP; encoded by the coding sequence GTGAAGCAGGACGTCACACCGAGGCTTTTGGTCGTCGAGGACGACTCGGCCGTCCGGGATGCCCTCACCGGAGCGCTCGTCGCCGAGGGCTACACCGTCCGGGCGTGCGCCGACGGCCTGTTCCCCGACTCCCTCGTCGCCGAGTTCGCGCCCGACCTCGCCGTCCTCGACGTCCGGCTCGGGCACGGCCCGAGCGGATTGGCCGTCGCCAGGCGCCTGCGTGCCGACCGCGACCTCCCGATCATCTTCCTGACCGCGGCCGACGCGGTTGAGGACCGGCTGGCCGGTTTCGACGCCGGCGCCGAGGACTACGTCACCAAGCCGTTCGCGATGGCCGAGCTGCTGGCCAGGGTCCGGGCGCTCCTGCGCCGTTCCGGACGCCTCGACAGCGGATCCTGGACGGTGGCCGACCTGACCGTGGACGAGGCCGCGCGTCGGGCCCACCGGGGCGACGCGGACCTGATCCTGACCAAGGTCGAGTTCGATCTGCTCAGCGCGCTCGGCCGCAGCGCCGGGCGCGTCCTGTCCAAGGGGCAGCTGCTCGCCGACGTGTGGGGCTTCGAGGACTACGACCCCAACGTCGTCGAGGTGGCGATGAGCGGGCTGCGGCGCAAGCTGGAGGCCAACGGTCCACGACTCGTCCACACCGTGCGCGGTGTGGGTTACGTGCTGAGGCCCTGA
- a CDS encoding glycosyltransferase, whose translation MVPRSSTRRARVDVEIVIPAYNEAARLPRTLRDTVDFLADRPWTSRIVVVDNGSVDETAAVARAAVRPRGRVDLTVIGCSRPGKGSAVQRGLMTSGSQFVGFFDADMATPVETLEATVRALQDGAVAVIASRHAPGARFVQPQPVGRRLGGSAFRALTRSLVPGVHDTQCGFKFFERRAVQRAVARCRTTGFAFDVELLAQIQRDGGAIVELPVAWTDHAGSTFHPVRDGIPSFGAVLSLRSSL comes from the coding sequence GTGGTCCCGAGGTCCTCCACGCGCCGCGCCCGGGTCGACGTCGAGATCGTCATCCCGGCCTACAACGAGGCGGCGCGGCTCCCGAGGACGCTGCGCGACACCGTCGACTTCCTCGCCGACCGGCCGTGGACCTCGCGGATCGTGGTGGTCGACAACGGCAGCGTCGACGAGACCGCCGCGGTCGCGCGCGCCGCCGTCCGCCCCCGCGGGCGCGTCGACCTCACGGTCATCGGCTGCTCACGGCCGGGCAAGGGCAGCGCCGTGCAGCGCGGGCTGATGACGAGCGGATCCCAGTTCGTCGGGTTCTTCGACGCCGACATGGCCACCCCGGTCGAGACCCTCGAGGCGACGGTGCGGGCGCTGCAGGACGGTGCCGTCGCCGTGATCGCCTCCCGGCACGCGCCCGGCGCCCGGTTCGTGCAGCCCCAGCCGGTCGGCCGTCGCCTCGGCGGCTCGGCCTTCCGGGCGCTGACCCGCAGCCTGGTCCCCGGCGTCCACGACACCCAGTGCGGCTTCAAGTTCTTCGAGCGGCGCGCCGTGCAGCGTGCGGTGGCTCGCTGCCGTACGACCGGCTTCGCCTTCGACGTCGAGCTCCTCGCGCAGATCCAGCGTGACGGCGGCGCGATCGTCGAGCTGCCCGTGGCGTGGACCGACCACGCCGGCTCCACCTTCCATCCCGTCCGCGACGGCATCCCGAGCTTCGGCGCCGTCCTGAGCCTGAGGAGCTCGCTCTGA
- a CDS encoding glycosyltransferase family 4 protein — protein MSAPHRSPVAALDGRHILVLNWRDVRHPQAGGAELYMHRIATRWVAAGARVTWLAAQPEGASCSEVVDGVEVHRAGGALTLYPRTALRLLGRRFRDVDHVVDCQNGIPFFSPLFVATGVPIVQLVHHVHQDQFATRFGPVLAAVGRFLEGRAARRVYGLRPIAAVSPSTRQELRRRLRFRSAISVVPNGTAPVPDVRGPRDPDPTLAVVSRLVPHKRIDLLLEQLVAVAAAVPGLRVDVVGDGPELPRLRAMADELGLGGTVTFHGYQPDAVRDEVLGRAWLTTVTSAAEGWGCSVVEAAGLGVPTVAVRVPGIRDSVVDGSTGWLVDDERELGEAMIRALRLLADESAAERVTDACQTWARCFTWDRSAGLLAAVLVQAADGTPAPGDRSARSDITTVARFRRPAGWTGAGLRVTDEARDDGEVVSLLLHGCDEVDAAGTLQRLGVDSAELRLADRYDLLAGPAGVPVAPLIDPVTDAAGV, from the coding sequence ATGTCCGCCCCCCACCGCTCCCCTGTCGCCGCGCTGGATGGCCGGCACATCCTGGTGCTGAACTGGCGCGACGTCCGCCACCCGCAGGCCGGCGGCGCCGAGCTCTACATGCACCGCATCGCGACGCGCTGGGTCGCCGCGGGTGCGCGGGTCACCTGGCTCGCTGCGCAGCCCGAGGGGGCGTCGTGCAGCGAGGTCGTCGACGGCGTGGAGGTCCACCGCGCCGGCGGCGCCCTCACCCTGTATCCCCGGACCGCCCTGAGGCTGCTGGGCCGCCGCTTCCGCGACGTCGACCACGTGGTCGACTGCCAGAACGGGATCCCGTTCTTCTCCCCGCTGTTCGTCGCCACCGGCGTGCCGATCGTGCAGCTCGTGCACCACGTGCACCAGGACCAGTTCGCCACTCGCTTCGGGCCGGTGCTCGCCGCGGTCGGCCGGTTCCTGGAGGGCCGCGCGGCCCGGCGCGTCTACGGGCTGCGTCCGATCGCAGCCGTCTCTCCCTCCACGAGGCAGGAGCTGCGTCGGCGCCTGCGGTTCCGCAGCGCGATCAGCGTCGTGCCCAACGGCACCGCGCCCGTGCCCGACGTGCGGGGCCCGCGCGACCCCGACCCCACCCTCGCCGTGGTCAGCAGGCTCGTCCCGCACAAGCGGATCGACCTCCTGCTCGAGCAGCTCGTGGCCGTGGCGGCCGCGGTGCCGGGCCTGCGCGTCGACGTCGTCGGCGACGGGCCCGAACTGCCCCGCCTGCGCGCCATGGCCGACGAGCTCGGGCTCGGCGGGACGGTCACCTTCCACGGGTACCAGCCCGACGCCGTGCGCGACGAGGTGCTGGGCCGGGCCTGGCTCACGACCGTGACCTCCGCCGCGGAGGGTTGGGGGTGCTCGGTGGTGGAGGCGGCCGGCCTCGGCGTCCCGACGGTCGCCGTCCGCGTCCCGGGGATCCGGGACTCGGTCGTCGACGGGAGCACGGGCTGGCTGGTCGACGACGAACGCGAGCTGGGCGAGGCGATGATCCGGGCGCTGCGGCTGCTCGCCGACGAGTCGGCCGCGGAGCGCGTGACCGACGCGTGCCAGACCTGGGCGCGCTGCTTCACGTGGGACCGCAGCGCCGGCCTGCTCGCCGCGGTGCTGGTCCAGGCCGCCGACGGCACACCTGCTCCGGGTGACCGCAGCGCCCGGTCCGACATCACGACGGTGGCCCGGTTCCGCCGCCCGGCGGGCTGGACTGGCGCGGGGCTCCGCGTCACCGACGAGGCGCGTGACGACGGCGAGGTGGTCAGCCTGCTCCTGCACGGGTGCGACGAGGTCGACGCGGCCGGGACGCTGCAGCGACTGGGCGTGGACTCGGCCGAGCTCCGCCTGGCCGACCGCTACGACCTCCTCGCCGGTCCCGCGGGCGTCCCGGTGGCTCCCCTGATCGACCCCGTGACCGACGCGGCGGGCGTCTGA
- a CDS encoding phospholipid carrier-dependent glycosyltransferase — MTARGDAPAGPAVEPRGAPSRGRSSAAVGAAVALAVVVLAGALRLWRVRESYELFIDEVTYAEISRTVALGQGVLLYGEPFFLHPPALFGTLALAMTWIGIDADIAAQVVALRPVPAAIGALTPGLVALLVHRVTRSTAAAAAVGVLLALEPFLIRFDSRVLLEAQAMAAAAAGFLVLHIVVERERRGRSAVVAAVAAGLLLLVSLLTKETYAFVGVLPVAGLLVAGTPVRRGTSGLVLGTALAGYAAYVLALVFAGQAGEWFAQKTRGVSRLLGLTQITGFNQEGGVGLVERVLANLASFAVTYAVIGLGLLALAWLVLRLRRDDVPHDVRPGVVLLVAWSAGATAHLAYAVTLGTLEEQMFYLLVVTAVPLVATAGVLLVRPGEPAARHRSGRRSPALGRRLGAALVAALVIAVGVDAVVWWRVHTVPDDAYGRFLAWATVELPQGSTLAVTDETTQFVLREVRVGRWETGAELRDNDVEYVLLVSELVRQGYSDVDEEFLRIAEQGPVVFRSEGRSLGVITVRDIRGATG, encoded by the coding sequence GTGACGGCGAGGGGAGACGCACCGGCCGGGCCGGCCGTGGAACCGCGCGGCGCGCCCTCTCGGGGGCGGAGCTCTGCCGCGGTCGGCGCGGCCGTCGCCCTCGCGGTGGTGGTGCTCGCGGGCGCGCTGCGGCTGTGGCGGGTCAGGGAGTCCTACGAGCTGTTCATCGACGAGGTGACGTACGCCGAGATCTCCCGGACCGTCGCACTCGGGCAGGGCGTCCTGCTCTACGGCGAGCCCTTCTTCCTGCATCCGCCTGCGCTGTTCGGCACCCTCGCACTGGCGATGACCTGGATCGGGATCGACGCCGACATCGCCGCGCAGGTCGTCGCGCTGCGCCCGGTGCCCGCGGCGATCGGGGCGCTGACGCCCGGGCTGGTCGCGCTGCTCGTGCACCGCGTGACGCGCTCGACCGCCGCCGCGGCCGCGGTCGGGGTGCTGCTGGCGCTGGAGCCCTTCCTCATCCGCTTCGACAGTCGCGTGCTGCTCGAGGCGCAGGCGATGGCTGCGGCAGCGGCGGGCTTCCTCGTGCTGCACATCGTGGTCGAGCGGGAGCGACGTGGCCGCTCCGCAGTGGTGGCGGCCGTCGCCGCGGGGCTCCTGCTGCTGGTCTCGCTGCTGACGAAGGAGACCTACGCGTTCGTCGGCGTGCTCCCCGTCGCCGGGCTGCTCGTGGCGGGCACGCCGGTCCGCCGCGGCACCTCCGGCCTCGTCCTCGGCACCGCCCTCGCGGGCTACGCCGCGTACGTCCTCGCTCTGGTGTTCGCGGGGCAGGCCGGTGAGTGGTTCGCCCAGAAGACCCGCGGTGTGAGCCGCCTGCTCGGACTCACCCAGATCACGGGGTTCAACCAGGAGGGTGGGGTCGGGCTCGTCGAGCGGGTGCTGGCCAACCTGGCCTCTTTCGCGGTGACCTATGCGGTGATCGGGCTCGGGCTGCTCGCGCTGGCCTGGCTCGTCCTGCGCCTGCGCCGCGACGACGTACCCCACGACGTCCGGCCCGGCGTGGTCCTGCTGGTGGCGTGGTCGGCCGGGGCGACGGCGCACCTGGCGTACGCCGTGACGCTGGGGACGCTCGAGGAGCAGATGTTCTACCTGCTCGTGGTCACCGCCGTGCCGCTGGTCGCGACCGCGGGAGTGCTGCTGGTGCGGCCCGGCGAGCCGGCGGCCCGGCACCGCTCGGGGCGCCGGTCACCCGCGCTGGGGCGACGGCTCGGTGCGGCGCTCGTCGCTGCGCTGGTGATCGCGGTCGGCGTCGACGCGGTGGTCTGGTGGCGGGTGCACACCGTCCCGGACGACGCCTACGGGCGCTTCCTCGCCTGGGCCACGGTGGAGCTGCCGCAGGGCAGCACGCTGGCGGTGACCGACGAGACCACCCAGTTCGTGCTGCGGGAGGTCCGCGTCGGGCGCTGGGAGACCGGCGCTGAGCTGCGCGACAACGACGTCGAGTACGTGCTGCTCGTCTCTGAGCTCGTCCGCCAGGGCTACAGCGACGTCGACGAGGAGTTCCTGCGGATCGCGGAGCAGGGGCCGGTGGTGTTCCGGTCCGAGGGGCGCAGCCTCGGAGTGATCACAGTGCGCGACATCCGCGGGGCGACCGGCTGA
- a CDS encoding glycosyltransferase family 4 protein, whose protein sequence is MTADRRRVLLFTSHPIDARDGADKELSVAIASGLPEFRFTWFGRVGGRGREPLSGGRRIPLLSPSGMPGRAERAQAAAWALALEPRSDLLHAVMTIGPAFGAFTRIRERVLGGRRRPALHTVPAVEDPARLAGVTPLGTTVALSRSTEQMLCDAGFPDVRLIPPGIDLDRWSARPRPAGRLPVVAFAGHYDPGGGVDESVAALGSVASSGRPLSALFLMRPRPGQDEDREAERLRERARAAGITDVVVQGRTPDMPAAVAGVDVLLLPARHLHGKADVPLTVLEAMATGRPVVVSDLPQMAALGSAATRVPAGDVAALAGAVLDLLDGPGRWDAMAQAGLDLVRREFSADGMTARYAALYEELLAPRAASGATEAR, encoded by the coding sequence ATGACCGCGGACCGCAGGCGTGTGCTGCTGTTCACCAGCCACCCGATCGACGCGCGCGACGGCGCCGACAAGGAGCTGTCCGTCGCGATCGCCTCCGGGCTGCCCGAGTTCCGGTTCACGTGGTTCGGGCGGGTGGGCGGCCGCGGCCGCGAGCCGCTCTCGGGCGGGCGGCGCATCCCGCTGCTGTCGCCGTCCGGGATGCCGGGACGGGCGGAACGGGCTCAGGCCGCGGCCTGGGCGCTGGCCCTGGAGCCGCGCAGCGACCTGCTGCACGCGGTGATGACGATCGGGCCCGCGTTCGGTGCGTTCACCCGGATTCGCGAGCGGGTGCTGGGCGGGCGGCGCCGGCCGGCGCTGCACACCGTCCCCGCTGTCGAGGATCCCGCCCGGCTCGCCGGGGTGACCCCGCTCGGCACGACCGTGGCGCTGTCCCGTTCGACCGAGCAGATGCTGTGCGACGCCGGCTTCCCCGACGTCCGACTGATCCCGCCGGGGATCGACCTCGACCGGTGGTCCGCCCGCCCGCGTCCGGCCGGACGGCTGCCCGTCGTGGCGTTCGCCGGGCACTACGACCCCGGCGGCGGTGTGGACGAGTCGGTGGCGGCGCTCGGCTCGGTCGCGAGCAGCGGACGACCGCTCTCCGCGCTGTTCCTCATGCGGCCCCGCCCGGGCCAGGACGAGGACCGGGAGGCCGAGCGGCTGCGCGAGCGGGCACGTGCGGCGGGGATCACCGACGTCGTCGTGCAGGGCCGCACCCCCGACATGCCGGCGGCGGTCGCCGGTGTCGACGTCCTGCTGCTGCCGGCCCGGCACTTGCACGGCAAGGCCGACGTCCCGCTGACGGTGCTGGAGGCGATGGCCACCGGGCGTCCGGTGGTGGTCAGCGACCTGCCGCAGATGGCCGCTCTCGGTTCCGCCGCGACCCGCGTGCCTGCCGGCGACGTCGCGGCGCTGGCCGGGGCCGTCCTCGATCTGCTCGATGGGCCCGGCCGGTGGGACGCGATGGCGCAGGCCGGCCTGGACCTGGTCCGCCGGGAGTTCTCCGCCGACGGCATGACCGCGCGCTACGCCGCGCTCTACGAGGAGCTGCTGGCTCCGCGAGCGGCGTCCGGGGCGACGGAGGCGCGGTGA
- a CDS encoding glycosyltransferase, translating into MGGARWLTAATVGVGLLNYLYSLGLTRALDVEDFAVFAAGQALLLTAGSVANTSVPWVLAQALAGAETPLERRRAVTFALAMNTTLAVGGGGVLFVIASAFAPPGPALVVAAAGGLVFLSSTTSGFLQGGQRFALLGVVRTGDAVLKIVAGLILVLAGLGATGALGGFAIGSLLVIVTGAFLMGSDLRPAAGALRLGRLWRSAAGVAGVQVLVSALATADLVLVAVLADDAGAASYQAAMILSRVPLFLAGAVAVAVFPMLARDETGGAALVRTALRLYLALVLPYTVALLAMPGELVGLLFPPEYRALAALLPVTAVGGLLIGAVNLTTTAFQAQRRFASAVRAQLAGLAVYVGALLLGNLWGGVLGLAVGAAVGAAATLVLLVVSGSAVWPRAFRPPAAVLLGCALLLVALLLLREHLLLWLVVAGTVGGLNALRVLGRMPRGSQALADRAAEGSAPVDERPRLRILHLGFEDWRKPGSGGGAVRTREVNARLARRHDVTVLVSRYRGARARVEDGVRYVPVGLALGYWGGILSYFAALPFAARRRAADVVVEDFAAPIGSVLPAIWCRRPLVAVVQWLDAEGKSRQYHLPFHRVQAAGVRRHGRFVAMSEDLAERLREGNPSARVEVIPNGVPVEAFSVDVPRGDDVVFLGRLEIAQKGLDMLVEALGPVVDRLPGRIVLAGDGPDRRAVERLVDRAGIGHRVVFAGRVDGADKLRLLAGARLVVMPSRYETFGIVAAEALACGTPVVAFEIPSLREVVVPGAGVLVEAFDVTAFGEAVVGLAGDTGRIARAGAIGREHARRYDWDEVAERQEAVYVAAAGRPAVAAPPERP; encoded by the coding sequence GTGGGCGGGGCGCGGTGGTTGACAGCAGCGACGGTCGGCGTCGGGCTGCTCAACTACCTGTACTCCCTCGGCCTGACCCGAGCCCTCGACGTCGAGGACTTCGCCGTCTTCGCCGCGGGACAGGCATTGCTGCTCACCGCGGGCTCGGTCGCCAACACCTCTGTGCCGTGGGTGCTCGCACAGGCGCTGGCCGGGGCGGAGACCCCGCTCGAGCGGCGGCGGGCGGTGACGTTCGCGCTGGCCATGAACACGACGCTGGCGGTCGGCGGCGGGGGTGTGCTGTTCGTCATCGCCTCGGCTTTCGCGCCGCCGGGGCCTGCGCTCGTCGTCGCCGCCGCGGGCGGGCTGGTGTTCCTGTCCTCCACCACGTCGGGCTTCTTGCAGGGCGGGCAGCGGTTCGCTCTGCTCGGCGTCGTTCGTACCGGCGATGCCGTGCTGAAGATCGTGGCCGGGCTGATCCTGGTCCTGGCGGGGCTCGGCGCGACCGGAGCGCTCGGTGGGTTCGCCATCGGGTCGCTGCTCGTCATCGTCACCGGTGCGTTCCTGATGGGGTCCGACCTGCGCCCGGCGGCGGGCGCTCTGCGACTCGGCCGCCTGTGGCGCTCCGCTGCAGGGGTCGCGGGAGTCCAGGTGCTGGTGTCGGCGCTGGCGACGGCCGACCTCGTGCTGGTCGCCGTGCTCGCCGACGACGCCGGTGCGGCGAGCTACCAGGCCGCGATGATCCTCTCGCGGGTCCCCCTGTTCCTCGCCGGCGCTGTGGCGGTCGCCGTGTTCCCGATGCTCGCGCGGGACGAGACGGGCGGCGCCGCGCTCGTACGCACGGCGCTGCGGCTCTACCTCGCGCTCGTTCTGCCGTACACGGTCGCGCTGCTCGCCATGCCCGGTGAGCTCGTCGGGCTGCTGTTCCCGCCGGAGTACCGCGCGCTGGCCGCCCTCCTGCCCGTCACGGCGGTCGGGGGACTGCTCATCGGTGCGGTCAACCTGACGACGACCGCGTTCCAGGCGCAGCGTCGCTTCGCCTCCGCGGTCCGCGCCCAGCTCGCCGGGCTGGCTGTCTACGTCGGCGCACTGCTGCTCGGCAACCTGTGGGGCGGTGTCCTCGGTCTCGCGGTCGGGGCGGCGGTCGGGGCCGCCGCGACTCTCGTGCTGCTCGTCGTGTCGGGGTCCGCGGTGTGGCCGCGCGCCTTCCGCCCGCCCGCGGCCGTCCTGCTCGGGTGCGCCCTCCTGCTCGTCGCCCTCCTCCTCCTGCGGGAGCACCTCCTGCTCTGGCTGGTCGTCGCCGGTACAGTCGGCGGACTGAACGCCCTTCGGGTGCTGGGGCGGATGCCCCGGGGTTCACAGGCCCTGGCCGATCGAGCGGCGGAAGGGAGTGCGCCCGTGGACGAGCGGCCGCGCCTGCGCATCCTGCACCTCGGGTTCGAGGACTGGCGGAAGCCCGGCAGCGGCGGCGGTGCGGTGCGCACCCGCGAGGTGAACGCGCGGCTGGCCCGCCGGCACGACGTCACGGTGCTGGTGAGCCGCTACCGGGGCGCGCGGGCACGGGTCGAGGACGGCGTCCGCTACGTACCGGTGGGACTGGCCCTGGGGTACTGGGGTGGCATCCTCAGCTACTTCGCCGCCCTCCCGTTCGCGGCCCGCCGCCGGGCCGCGGACGTCGTGGTCGAGGACTTCGCCGCCCCGATCGGCAGCGTGCTGCCCGCGATCTGGTGCCGTCGCCCGCTCGTCGCGGTCGTGCAGTGGCTGGACGCGGAGGGCAAGTCGCGGCAGTACCACCTGCCGTTCCACCGGGTCCAGGCCGCAGGGGTCCGGCGCCACGGCCGGTTCGTCGCGATGTCGGAGGACCTCGCCGAGCGCCTGCGCGAGGGCAACCCGTCGGCGCGCGTGGAGGTCATCCCCAACGGGGTGCCCGTCGAGGCGTTCTCGGTCGACGTGCCCCGCGGGGACGACGTCGTGTTCCTGGGTCGGCTGGAGATCGCGCAGAAGGGTCTCGACATGCTCGTCGAGGCCCTCGGACCCGTCGTCGACCGCCTTCCGGGGCGGATCGTGCTCGCCGGCGACGGGCCCGACCGTCGCGCCGTCGAACGACTCGTCGACCGCGCCGGTATCGGGCATCGGGTGGTCTTCGCGGGACGGGTCGACGGCGCCGACAAGCTGCGCCTGCTGGCCGGCGCGCGACTGGTCGTCATGCCGTCGCGGTACGAGACCTTCGGGATCGTGGCGGCGGAGGCGCTGGCTTGTGGAACGCCCGTCGTGGCGTTCGAGATCCCCTCGCTGCGCGAGGTGGTCGTCCCCGGCGCGGGCGTCCTCGTGGAGGCGTTCGACGTCACCGCGTTCGGCGAGGCCGTCGTCGGGCTGGCAGGCGACACCGGACGGATCGCCCGGGCCGGCGCGATCGGGCGCGAGCACGCCCGGCGGTACGACTGGGACGAGGTGGCCGAGCGCCAGGAGGCGGTCTACGTGGCAGCCGCCGGTCGGCCCGCCGTCGCTGCTCCGCCGGAGCGGCCGTGA